A region of the Primulina eburnea isolate SZY01 chromosome 7, ASM2296580v1, whole genome shotgun sequence genome:
CCGCCTTTTAGTGTGCGTCCACTCACAGGATTGGAGAAAATATACCTCCATCCCGGCTTGCTCATTGGATTGACCGGATTGTAAATTTCAAGTGCCTTCTCAATCGGTAAGTGTAATTGGTATTAACAGGTGGTTGATCTTCCTTTATCCACGGTCATCTTGCATTCTCCTTCATCATGACTGAAATGTAACCCGCCAACGGTATTGATGCCTAGGATTAATCTTTCCATCTTGTTTGGTGGAAAGAAAAATCTTACACTTTTGTTGTACATGATGTGTGATCTAGCAACTGCATTAGCATTGCAAATCTCAGAGAAAAATCTGTTGTATTTTCAAGAGATTGCTCAAAAAATTAGTGTCTGGTGTTATTTTGAGTCCTTTGTTTGTTGTACAAGTGATCTTTGAAATTGTGCTGTGAGGCATTCTGTCTTTTATGCCTTCCGCTTGGTGGGAAGGATAGGGGCCGAGCCGGAGTGGCCGAGTTTTTGCCCAGTGGATGCTAACCTTCATTTTTTTAGTTTAGGTAACTTTAAACTGCATTCACATGATCTTACATTGTTTTGTGTTTCAAGTTTTATTAAACTATTACACGAAGTAGATGGTATGTGTATGCGTTTGTTTATTCGCTACGTGATGCACAAGTAGAACCAGCGTTCTAGCTTTGCTCGCGCGCATCGCAGCACGATGAGTGGCGAGGAAGGAACGGTTTGTGGTCGAATATATGTCTATTCATATTAATTTTATCCTAGCAGATGTGCGACCTGAACAATGGTCATCCCGACAATCTGAACCTTGCAGCCGGGTTCTGGTCAGTCCGTCTCTCGAATCTCATTTGATATGATTCCGAGTGTGAAATTATTGACAAAAATTGAGGATGCTATTTTGCAACTTCatacatattatttatgataCTAGATTTAGTAATCATTTGGATGTAGTGGACCGATCTGGAAATGTTCGTATCATCCTTAAACCAAACTAGTGACTTTTTGCATATGTATTTAAATGtgataattttgtaatttttaaattaattagttttacatattttttattgacactgataaaatatctaaaaagttaaaaatataaataaagatattattgaatttaaaaatataaagtgataaattattttaaaatataaataaatatatgattgaatttaatttttttttaaaaatgtgaatataaTTAAACTTCAACTAAGTCAATTAAAAATTAGTTAATAAAAGGCTATAACTTTAATTAAATTGTAAGATAGTGAGATATAAAAAATAGAGTTATTTCTCTGGAGATTtgacataataataataataataataataaatcttaACTGTATTAAATATTTCATATATCTCATTTAAAGTTTGTAAAAAGTAACAAATAAAtatgataatttttattattatatacatAACCTCATGTTTGTATTTTCTTATATTCAACccctaaaataaaaaattattaaaaatttaagtgtataaaatataagataaaatatttgtaattttaaaagttattaGATTTATTCATTACTTTTCACAAACTTTACaaagataaatataaaatttgattataactaaattttttataatGATAAAAAAGCCTCGGGATAGATGCAATTATctctaaaaaaatatattgttgatcaccctaaaatttaaaaaattacaaaaaatatcttatttaagttattaattattaaaatataaaaaatttgtttttcaatAATTGTCCAAAAATCTAATCCAATCCAAATGTATAAATATAGATATAAACAAAACAGTAAAAAATGGTGAGCTCCGTTACTTCTGCGCCATTCAATCACTTAGCATGGAGGAAGGAGAGGAACCCTCCTCCAACGCGACGTCGCTCTTCCCCGCTTTTCTCCCCTCTAAACCGCCCCAAATTCCCTCTGCAGCGGTAGCCGACGCCGACACTACATCTGCCGCCGCCGCCGTTAATTGGTTGCAAAACTCCAGCTTCACTACCGACCTCTCCGTCATAAACGACTGCCGTTTCAAAATATGAGCTTCCGTACGATGCACTCGACGATGAAGAACAAGTACCTGAAGAAATTGACGCCAATAAACGGCGGGATCAGTACGAGATGGTGGCTTCCTCGGCTTCTgatgaagatgcgtccgaaggTGAAGGTCGGAAGAAAAGGAGAAAGCAGAGAAGGAGGAGTGAGGCTCGTCCATCTTCATATGATTATCCAGCTGCTCTCTCTTCTTCGAGAAAACCGGGTGTTCAAAAATGGGCTTCTTCTACTACTATGTCTGGCGAGAAAGAGTATTTCTTTGATTCTCGTGGGGATCGCGATAATTTGGCTTTTGGTTCAGTTTACAGGTAAAATTCATCATTTTTTCTGCTTTTCTAGTGTTTCATGCATTTGAGGAGAGGAGTTTTCACTTGACTCTTCGTTTTCCGTTTGTTCCTTTCCGCTTTATTTCATTGTCTACGAAAAGGATCTTTTAATTTCAAAGCTACGATGTCAGTCTCATATATGATTAGTTATTTATGCAAAGCTCTCGAATTGTATGTATTCTGTGTtaatttgcattgatttgaaaaATGTCGTATCCTTTATTGCAAACAAGTAATCCGTCCCTTACGGTAATGCCACTTAGCTCAGGCTTCTGTTTTTTTCTGGTCACGTGGGAATATCTTAAGTCTGTTAGTGCGCCGCTTTTTTGTTTTCGTTGGTGTTAGTTACTTAAATTATTTACTGCTGCATCATCTTTTTTACCAGCAccaaatggatattcttgtgtgaaaggaggaaaaaaaattgtttgacAGCAATATATTATTGTGTGCTGATTTTGAAAGTACATGTATTTGATAAAATGCAGAATGGATGTTGCTCGTTACAAACTTTATAACTCTAAGGAAGTTTCTGGGAACAGCAATTTTCGACAATATGCTAGAGTTGGAGGTATTGATGGGGATGAGGACATTGATTGGTTAGATACAAAGCTTAAATCTGGGGGTCGGTATTGGTCTGCGAAATATGCTGCTGTCGAACGTCATAAGAACCTGAAACGAGTGAGAATTCTTGTTCCTACCAAGCCTATAGGGAATATGGTTACTGATTTTATTCCCTTATCATCAGATGGAGATTCAGGTAGTGCACCGATTTTAAATGTAACAGTCATTGAAGAGTCTTGGGAAGATGAGGTGCTGCGAAAAACAAAGGAGTTCAATACTATGACAAGGGAACACCCGCAGGATGAGAGTGTTTGGTTAGCATTTGCGGAATTTCAAGATAAGGTTTCTAGAATGCAGCCTCATAAAGGTGCTCGTTTACAGACTCTAGAGAAGAAAATCAGCATTTTGGAGAAGGCGACTGAGTTTAACCCTGATAGTGAAGATTTGTTACTTGCACTTTTGAATGCTTATCAAACTAGAGATAGCTCTGATGTCTTAATTAGGAGATGGGAAAAGATACTAGCATCCAATTCAGGGAGTTACAAGCTGTGGAGAGAATTTTTGAGGGTTGTTCAGGGTGAATTCTCCAGATTTAAGGTTTCTGAGATGAGGAAGTTTTACACAAGCGCAATCCAAGCCTTAGGTGGTGCTTGTATCAAGCAGCATAGGCAGGTTCTCGCTTTGATGGTTTATATTTTCTTCCCTCTGCTAGAACTTCAACAAAACTTTTATCTTGGCTGCATCGTGTATTTTTCACATTAATTAAGTTTTAGAACTGTTTTGACATCGATTGAAATTTATAGATGTCCACGACTGTCGCCGTGTTTTTTGAAAATGAGCTTTGCGTTGTTCTGATGAAATTGCTTCGCTAGAAAAAGAAAGACCATTGGGTGATACCTCATAAggcttatttaaataaaaaacctATCTGCAGACAACAGGAGTGATTATAAGTAACTTGGTTTGCTGTCTCCACTTATTTAGCAGATGCTCTGTGAGGAGAAATTGACTTGCTTCTATATACTGTTATTTTCAGTAGTACACTTGCATTTTATGTATGGCACTGGGTAGGGCAAGTTTGCAGTTGCCAAAGTACTGGTTAAACGCATGTTACTGAGATGTGGCAATCAGCATCATCTTACTAAACTCTTGTAGAAAGCCTTGTGGGCTTTAATGCTCTTTGCTTCTTACCATGATTTGTCATTTTCTGTTTTGTTCCTCCCTTAAACCTGAATGGTCACATAATTTCTCGCAAAATGGTTGTGTTTGTTGTATTTAGCTACAAGGCTCTCTATTTTAGAATCATACATGTCATTCATGACAAACTTCCAAGATGTTGATCCTAAATCCTCACAGTTAGTTCTGAATGCAGGCATTTCCATCTGGCAATGAAACTCATGTTGATCCGTCAATTGTGCAATTGGAACTTGGTTTAGTTGATATATTTCTTAGTCTTTGCCGCCTAGAGTGGCAAGCAGGTTATCAGGAGTTGGCTACTGCTTTATTTCAGGCAGAGATTGAATATACTTTGTTTTCTCCCTCTTTAGTTATTTCTGAACAAAGTAAACAAAGACTGTTTGAACACTTTTGGAGTAGTAATGGTGCCAGAATAGGGGAAGATGGTGCATTTGGATGGTCAACATGGCTAGAGAAAGAAGGAAGAACAGAGGCAGAGACTTATTAGTGAAGAGACCTCAACAACAGCTGAAGAGGGTGGCTGGACAGGTTGGTTTGATCCGATATCACAGAATAAGGAAATTGATGAATTTCCACTGAGTAATGCTGAGAATGATGTCATTGTTGGGGAGTTGGATGATGAATCTGATGCTAGAGATGTTGAGCAGAAGGATGATATCGAGTTTCTGCTTAAAGAACTTGGGATTGATGCAGCTTCTGAAGCTGATATCAAGGTCAAAGATACGAGAACATGGACTAATTGGTCAAAGGCAGAGTTGGCCAGAGATTTTGATCAGTGGATGCCTCTTCATTCAAAATCTGGTTTGCCTTCACTCGTATTTACTCTGATTAGGTGATTGATTGTGTTGCAAAAcgatgatttgaaatttgaaatgaaatgTTGCtgaaattacattttttttaatctgGAATGGAATGTAATGGTGAATGTGTTTCCCATACGTAGGAGAGAACCTTAACCTTTTCCACTTATATTTCTATCAGGGTGTAATAAAAAGATTGAAACATGGACTCAAATTTTttgttattaaataataataactatAGCTGAACCAAATAAGATggtttatattttatgcattcTGGCACGGTACCATCTCCAGGTGCATGATAGCTTAAAATTAAGGTGTTTCAGTTACTTATTAGAAAAAATGGAAAGAGTTTCAAAAACATTGGGAAATGTTTCAGTTTTGGTCTTAACTTGTATTGCTCAAGAAACttagaattttaaattttttaagttTTAGTAGGTTTTCTTGTATTGCCATTCTATAGCTTGATCATTACCAAAATGATTGGGTAAAGATTTGTTCAATTCTAATGCTCTAGAAATGAAAAAACAACTTTGATCAAGTAACCAATAATTTTCAATGGACCTCCTATTTTTCTTGTTCTTTCATGTAAAATGGAACTTATTGGCATATTGATGGACATTTTTGGAAATTTCATTGCATGCTCACTATGTCTGATGTTAAGCCTGAGAACTGACTCTAACCGGTTAAAATGATAATATCAACACCTGTCAGCAATTCATGCTTCGTTGTATGGGGACATGCTATATTGGTTTTTGTGGTAAATGTTATTGTTTATGCATTATTTTGTCGGCATAATAATTTCAAACAATTGACGAAACAGATCCGAATTCATGTAATGATGATACAACTGATGATGAAGACAATGAGCAACTATTCAGGACAATATTATATGAAGATGTGTGTGATTACCTGTTCTCGCTAAAATCCGAGGAAGCCCGGTTATCTCTCGTTGCCCAGTTTATAGATTTCTATGAAGGGAGAATAGCTCAATGGTGGTGAGTGTTGTGGCATTTTCAAAGATATGTTccttttataaaattttctacCATCAATTCGTTGTGGAATTCCGCGACTTCTGTTTGTTTAAATAACTGTTGATGTGCTTAATTGCTGTTATTATTGAGGAAAAAAACTGATTTTATATGGAATTTCCAGTAGGATGTAGACATTTGGTTTTTAACTGTTCGTTGACAGTTGGCTTTATCTAGATCCTGTTGATGCTGCTTGAGCACTTTTTTAGATAAGAAACACAATgactattaatattaataaatataaaatgtgcaattgaAGGATAAAGCATTATTCCGATCAGTGTTTCCCAAATATAGATTGACAACCCTATTTGTTTCTTGTGCACTAAAACCTGCATATAATATACCTCTATTGTTTGTACCATAAAATATAGCAATTCCACAttcaaaacacacacacacatgtatatATAATGATAACATAGAACAATTGGCTATGACGTGGTTCATACCATTACTAATAATTTCTCGACTTTCATCTCTTACTTGGCAACAGAGGGATTTTGCTATTGCTGTTCTGATGCTGTCTCATGTTTACAGGACTTGTACAAACAGTCCAAGTTGGGTTGAAAAAACCCTCAGTTTGGAGACTCTTCCGTATTCTGTTTTAGAGAACTTGAAAAGACTGCATGATCTTCTAACAGAAACAAGAACCAACTCGAGGAGTATCAGTTTGGAGTTTCTTATGCACAGCTCCAATGACAAAAATGTGAGGAGTGACACCATGAAATTCCTTCGCAATGCCACATTGCTTTGTTTAAAAGCTTTTCCTCAGAATTACATGTTGCAAGAAGCTGCTCTCGTAGCTGAAGAGCTATCAAACACAAGTACTAATTCAACCGGCAGTTCTGTAACCCCGTGTCGAGCTCTGgcaaaaaatttattgaaaaataatcGGCAGGTTTGTCCTTTCTCTCCCCGTTGACTTTAATATTTGAAACATGCCAATTATATATTTACCACTGTGTACTATCCTGTAACCAAATCTGAGAAACTAATTACGTATTGCGTTTCTTACTTTCTTTTAGATGCTTGTGTATATGCATTATTATATTCTAGGGACATTTATTATGGAAGAAATTGTGATTTGATGTTTTCTGCTGAGTATTTACAACAAATGTAAGTGCAACTTTGTTTTGTTATATATAAAGGTTTTTTAGCACCGCCTAGATAGCAGCCTATGAAAGGCTTCCAGCATCAAGATGATAGCTCTGTAAAGCTTATAAAATGGAGTATCGATTCATACATAAGTCACATGAGATTATCTTTTAATTAGTTTAACCAGCCTTAAAAATGTCAATAGAATCTTAAACATATTAAGCTAGATTGTTTTTTACTGGTAAATTTCTTATTGGTCATATTACTTTGTTGTGCATGATAACCATCAATCAACCCTAATTTTGTCTCTTATTTTCAGTCTTAATGAACTATATTTCTGCTAAGCAATCACCAATTGAATGATTGATGTGTTAACATTGTTAAACATGTTGGCATATTTGTCTTGGAAGTGTTAGAATGGCATCTGAGAGTTGTTGAGTGTGTCGTCGAGGATTTGTTTGTATCCTTGCATAAATGCACGAGGTCTAGGTGACCCACTTGTGTCAACATGTATGTGTGCTATTTTCTAGGCGTTTTTTAGTATCAAACAGAAAGATGTTCAAGTATAAGTAATCCTCAATTGATAACTACCTTGTTCTTATCATTTCTTGAAATCCAACTGAGGATTGTCAAGATCAGTTGACGGTTTGGCTGATacttattcattttttttaatgaatgcTTTTACATTGCTGCTTTGACAGTCTATTTGTGCTTCATCGTTATAGGATGTATTGCTCTGCGGTGTTTATGCACAAAGAGAAGCACTTTTCGGCAACATTGATCATTCCAGGAAGGTTTTTGACATGGCATTAACATCTGTCGAGGGGCTTCCACAGGCATGAGTATATATTTACTTTTTATTGCTCTTGATGTCACTTGCTAACACTAGTTCAGTTGAAAGACTGCAGTCAATTTACTGAGTAGCTTTTTCCCTACTAGAAGTGAATAAAGGATTTTTAgcaaattgtaattttttttagtttgaTGATTATCTGCCAAATTAGTATTTTCTGCTGGTGTTTTCCCTAACCTCAGTGCGCATATCACTGGGAAAAGTTTTGGACAGGAGAGAGAGTATACTAATATTTGTTTGAGTCATTTTATTTCTTTGTTTTGGTTGAagtttttttcctttcttttttgTCCCTTCCTTCTGTTAGTCAACTTGGTGAATTTAGATTATGAAAGGAATGTATTTGTTATTCCGATTAATAGCCTTATATCCTACTAAATCTAGTGCACTGCATCTGGTGATACTGAGATTATATTCTTGCATTGTAAAATCCCTCCCTACATCATAACTGTGCTCTCCTCATACAGTCCTCTGTCCTTGAAAAAAGTCCAACGATGATGACACATTTGTATGTTAATAATTTGCAAAGCAGGATGCTCGTTCGAAGGCTCCTCTTTTATATTTCTGGTATGCTGAAATGGAGCTATCAAATGATAATACTGAGTCAACATCGCGTGCGACACATATCTTGTCTTGCTTAGGCAGTGGAGCAAGATATGGTCCATTTAATGGTCAACCATCAGCTTTGCAAAAGCTTAGAGCCCGCCAGGGGTTTAAAGATCAAATAAAAATGCTAGGTTCAGTGTGGGCACGTGGTATCATAGATGATCCTTCTGCTGCTGTCATTTGCTCAGCAGCTTTATTTGAAGAACTGACTTCTGGATGGACTTCTGCTCTGGAAATTTTGGAAAATTCCTTTGCAATGGTGCTTCCAGGTGAATAAGCTTTTTCTGTGATTTTTTTTATCCTCGAATTTTTGAGCTCTTTTCTCCGAACTAACGAATTGGGAAGTTTTCCAAATGTCCCAACTAACAAGTTTCAGTTGTCTGAAGAGAAATAGAAGACTGGTTCATTGAATGGCTGCGAACTGCTCAGTCTTCCTCGTTCAATTTTTGGAGATTTGTTATTTTGAGAAATAGATGTTATCCCTTGATGAGATTAGATCTATCTCGAACTCTTTCATAAACAAACAGTTCATCTTTCAATCATGTCAAGTTTAAGTCATTGCAATCTGGTGTGGAtcaacaaattttttaaacGAGGCAATAGTCAATAAGAGCAAATAAAAGATATGCACAAGTTTCGTTTGGCAGATAGTTTAAAATGACTGACCTAATTTTTTGGCTGGTTCACACAAGTGAAAAGATATTAAAAACCAAATCCGTTTAAATGACTGACCTAATTTTTTGGCTGGTTCACACAAgtgaaaatatattaaaaaccaAATCCATTACGCATACTTCATGAGGTTTTTTTCCCCTTGAAAAAAATTATGTGTCCCAGAAGACAATGTGGTCGCGGAACTAATAATATCCAACCCTAAACAATGATTTAGGGCAGTGATCATAACCAATATACTTCATCCACCAAAATTGAGTCTATTTAAGCATCTTCTTGCACTAGTTATTGTATTTTAGTCATGTCCATGAATGGGTGATTTATCTTAGATTATAGATTATTTATTATCCATCTGTGTATACTGTATCTACGGTTCTTACTTTTGTAGAAggtgataatttttttatttttcttatttcacCAAGTAGAAACGTAGTATCATACCTTGCTATTGGTTTCACTGTTCAGTCTGCTGTTTTCATTTTGTCTGTGTGTATCATAGCAATTATTGATCGTTTCCTCAACAGAATGACCATGTACTATAAATTTATAATGCAGAGAGAAGACGGCAAAGTCGGCAACCTGAATTTTTGATGAACTACTATGTGAGGATGCTTTGTAGGAATCATATGGAACTTAAGATTTCAAAAGTATGGGAAGTCATCGTGAAAGGGTTACAGATTTATCCCTTTAATCCAACTCTACACTATGCTTTGGTTGAAATCAGCAATCTTTATATTTCACCCAATAAATTGCGATGGACTTTGGATGATTACTTTCACAAGTAAAATCTTTTATCCTCTTTCTTATTTGGATTTTTTGTGATATTAATAACACAAGATGCACAACTTCTTAAATTTGCTTGCACTTTTGCTTGTCGTCACAGAAAACCATCTGTGATCACATGGCTCTATGCATTGTCATTTGAGATGAGTGCAGGGGGCTCCAAACACAGAATACGTGGACTTTTTGAAAGGGCGCTTGAGGATGGCAAATTGCAGAATTTGGTGATTCTCTGGCGTTGTTATCTGGAATATGAGATGAACATAGCATGCAACTTTGCTGCAGCTAAAAGAGTTTTCTTTCGTGCCATACATGCTTGTCCCTGGtatcatttctttgacattACTCGGTGCATGTACATATACACTGTTGGACATAAAATTTCTGTGCGTTAAAGTTATCATCCTTATACTTCgaaaaatacataattttttgCATGTGCTTCTTCCAGTTCAATGTAATCTGGATGTTGCATGCAATAATGAACTGAATCCATCCTCAAATTCAAGCAAATCTTTTTATCCCCTACTTTTTCATTATCCTTTCACGAATTGTCTTTGGTTCAAAGCTTTGGAGGAAACGAGTTTGGTTTGGGTAGTTCCAAGGTCTTTGCACAAACTTTCTGCTGCAGATCTTGGGCGTGATCTTGGTAGGAGGGGTAGGAATTTTTGGACAGTGATAATTCATTGAATTTGATGGTCAATTTGACTGGAGCAAAATAGAAGAATTTTTGACAATCTAGAAAAGTAGTTGAAAAGTGTTGGAACAAGATTAAAACTCGAACGTCTGGTTGGAAGAATTTCTCAATCTCTGATTTAGTGGGGTTTTTTTTGTGACTATTagcttttaattatttaatattacatCGTTtcctatataaaaaaaaatacttctGATTTTCTTTTACATGGTAACGAGAAAGCCTATTCTAGTGCTAATGGTGCTTGCTTTACCGGAATAAACAAATAATGTTTTCATATCGTTTATAAAAAATAAGAAGTGAATGAaaaatagaaatgaacaataggGCTTGACAGAAAGCGTGAAACATATTGTTTATTTTCGTCATATTCTCTCCATTCTAATTTTTATATGACACTGACGTTCCAACCTATCTTTCTTTCTTTGTTTTTATCTTTCCAGGTCTAAAAAGTTATGGCTCGATGGATTCCTCAAACTCGATTCCATACTGACCGTTAAAGAACTCTCCGATCTCCAGGAAGTCATGCGGGACAAGGAACTCAATTTGAGGACTGATATATATGAGATTTTATTGGAAGATGATATGGATGTGTAGCTTTTCAACGTCTCGCTTATGTTGAGTCGAGCTCGCTCCCCACTTTTGAGTGATTCTTGTTCAAGTCAGTTCGATCATAGCCCAATATTGAATTACTTGTGCCATAAATAGCTGTAAATCAAGATCACTAGTGTTGCTGACTGGAATAGGCCAATTCAAGTGAGAAGTCTTAAGGCATCGTGCTCTTGTATATATTGCCTGTACTGGTGGACACTATTATATTTGTGACAATTTTGTGTTCACTTTTTGCATGTTCGAATATTACGAGTTTTTCGAGATTAGATATTCTTCACAGTGATTTTATCATATTATTTGAAGGAAGTTGTTTAAAAAGTAAGCTCTGAAAGCCACCATATAATTGACACTAAAGGGGATACAACTGTCATTCATGAGATTGGTATGTCCATTTTTAACTAAATAGTATCAGTAGGAGTTTTAGGGGTGAGCATTAGGTTAATTTGGTTACAGAACCGACCGAATTAAGGCTAACCGAACCAAACCGGAATATCATAACCGGAACCGACgaattaatttttcataatGATGAAAAACGAACCGAATTAAAATTGTTAATTTCGGACCGACCGAATTAAACCaattagtttaaaaaaaaaattgtaatttaactttaattatatatgtatttttttttagagtgagtctcatgtgagaccgtcttcacgggtcaataatccttgagacgggtcaaacccacccatattcacaataaaaagtaatactccaAGCATAAAAAGTATACTTTTTCATGGtggcccaaataagagatccgtctcacagatacgacccgtgagaccgtctcacacaagtttttttgcCTTTTTTTTACACTACCTTAaacaaatgcataaaaacataaaatcatcaCACATCACAAAATGATAAGTTTTAatttgaacacaattaatacatattatcgatttaaaattaaaattaatatttataaaattgataaaataaaaaaattattaaatcataataatttattatattggttATTCGGTTACCGATTTCAAAATTGTGAAAAACCGTAATCGAACTcgatataaccgaattttttaaatttcaaaaccgaatttccgaaataaccgaaccgaattaccgaattggctcggttcggtcggttaaaTCGATTTAACCGAAAATCTTGCTCACCCCTAGGAGTTATGCGCGTAGATGTCAATTTCatagaataaaattaaaattttttactcatatttgaaattattgcttttaatttttttttacttaacaTGCGGTGTTACTTAAATCAAATGAGATTAAAAAAGAGATTTTTACACATTAAAGGttccaaataaaaaataataattcattCTCAAGTAAAAAGAAGGCtttgtttcttttttcttcTCTATGTTCTCTATTTCACGttaaatatttgtttagatTTGTAACTATGTAACTAATCGAAGTGGAAAGATAatctaataatttttcataagaaGATTATCCAAAATTCTGTTTGTAGTACTGTTTTATCAATTTAACTGTACAACAAAACAAAATCCAACCAAGACAAAGCACAACATACTtgttagaatgtcatcaatagaGTGAAGTCAAGA
Encoded here:
- the LOC140837057 gene encoding LOW QUALITY PROTEIN: uncharacterized protein (The sequence of the model RefSeq protein was modified relative to this genomic sequence to represent the inferred CDS: deleted 2 bases in 2 codons), with amino-acid sequence MEEGEEPSSNATSLFPAFLPSKPPQIPSAAVADADTTSAAAAVNWLQNSSFTTDLSVINDAVSKYELPYDALDDEEQVPEEIDANKRRDQYEMVASSASDEDASEGEGRKKRRKQRRRSEARPSSYDYPAALSSSRKPGVQKWASSTTMSGEKEYFFDSRGDRDNLAFGSVYRMDVARYKLYNSKEVSGNSNFRQYARVGGIDGDEDIDWLDTKLKSGGRYWSAKYAAVERHKNLKRVRILVPTKPIGNMVTDFIPLSSDGDSGSAPILNVTVIEESWEDEVLRKTKEFNTMTREHPQDESVWLAFAEFQDKVSRMQPHKGARLQTLEKKISILEKATEFNPDSEDLLLALLNAYQTRDSSDVLIRRWEKILASNSGSYKLWREFLRVVQGEFSRFKVSEMRKFYTSAIQALGGACIKQHRQAFPSGNETHVDPSIVQLELGLVDIFLSLCRLEWQAGYQELATALFQAEIEYTLFSPSLVISEQSKQRLFEHFWSSNGARIGEDGAFGWSTWLEKEEEQRQRLISEETSTTAEEGGWTGWFDPISQNKEIDEFPLSNAENDVIVGELDDESDARDVEQKDDIEFLLKELGIDAASEADIKVKDTRTWTNWSKAELARDFDQWMPLHSKSDPNSCNDDTTDDEDNEQLFRTILYEDVCDYLFSLKSEEARLSLVAQFIDFYEGRIAQWWTCTNSPSWVEKTLSLETLPYSVLENLKRLHDLLTETRTNSRSISLEFLMHSSNDKNVRSDTMKFLRNATLLCLKAFPQNYMLQEAALVAEELSNTSTNSTGSSVTPCRALAKNLLKNNRQDVLLCGVYAQREALFGNIDHSRKVFDMALTSVEGLPQDARSKAPLLYFWYAEMELSNDNTESTSRATHILSCLGSGARYGPFNGQPSALQKLRARQGFKDQIKMLGSVWARGIIDDPSAAVICSAALFEELTSGWTSALEILENSFAMVLPERRRQSRQPEFLMNYYVRMLCRNHMELKISKVWEVIVKGLQIYPFNPTLHYALVEISNLYISPNKLRWTLDDYFHKKPSVITWLYALSFEMSAGGSKHRIRGLFERALEDGKLQNLVILWRCYLEYEMNIACNFAAAKRVFFRAIHACPWSKKLWLDGFLKLDSILTVKELSDLQEVMRDKELNLRTDIYEILLEDDMDV